Part of the Nicotiana sylvestris chromosome 5, ASM39365v2, whole genome shotgun sequence genome is shown below.
AACTAATTTGTTCTAACAGAAGATGTTAAAACACAAGAAAATGTTTGTCAACTGCTATACTATGTCCACAAGAAGAATAGTCTTCAGCTATTATTGTTTATCTGTTGGTTTCCAAAGATAGTTTCAGCTAGTAATATGTTCTTGCAAGACTATTTTGCCTTTCAGTGACTTTCATAAGCAATTGACTTAAGGAAAGAAGATATATCTCCTAAGTTAATTATCTATAAAAAGAATGGGCTGTGTATCCTTAGTTTGCAAAAATTTAGGATACTCTATTGGAGGGCTTAGCTTTGGAGTTCTGGAGATATTCTGCAATGCGAGATTGAAGGCCAGGACTGGACACCACcgtcataaaaaaataaaataaaaagagagctTAGGAGGCTTGAGGACAGATTGAACTAGTACAGTAATAGCAGGAAGATGGAAAGCCGAAGATTTCAAAGCAATAGCAGGAAGAAAATTGTAATTGTCACTCACTGTTTTGATTTCTGAATATACGTTGCTCGTGCCGTTCTTGTAGGATTTATAGAATCTAGCTTGTAAGAGATGTCAATTTGAGGTGTAATTAGCTAGATACTaaactgattttttttcttctgaatTTGCTGACACCCCGGTCTCAGTgcacaacttatatatatattccTGTAAGGAAGGAACTGTTTCCTGTGGTGGCTCATCATTCAAACATGTAAATATCTTTTGTTGCCATGTCATCCCTATAGCGGGTACGAGTAATTTTAAGGAGTCTCTTTTATTTCAAAAGAGGGGGTTGTCTTTTACTCGTGCAAATTCATATAACATGCTACAAAGACTTGGTTAATGAAATGAAGGGAGAGGCGAAACTTGGAGGCTAAGAGCAAAGAGAACTGAGGAGGCTTGATCACAGAGTTCACAACTACCACAAAAGCAGGAGAATGGAGTGCAAACGGAATTCAAGCAACAACGAAGAAATTATAGATATCACTTCAAGTTCATTTGGTCTCTAAATATACCTCGTGTGGGCCTCATAGTTTTCTAGATGTCTAGCTTGTAAGAGTTGCCAGTTTTGGGTATAGTTAGCTAGGTGCAAAAGTGTTATTTTCTTATTGCAGGCCTTTCCTGGTGCAGTTCTTAATATATTAACTTTTTTCTTCAAAAGGGGAGCTTTTTTTTATCTCCTGGTAGAGACTTTCGTCATCTAACGTATGAGCATCTTTTGTTGTTTTTATCTGTACAGAGTGAATTATCAGAAAAAGAGTCCCGAGGCTCTTATGACTCTTGTTTTAGTTTCTTTGAACTGGCTGGCATTGGTTCAGTTTTTGTGTTTGAACTATTCTTATATTAGTGTTTTCTGTTCTGAATTTCCTGTCCTTGTGGATATCCATCTACCTACTGCAACTTGATAATATATGACATTTGGTTATGCATTTATGTCCTCATTGTGTTACTTCAAATACTCATATTGTATCTGATCTGTTAGTAGGCAACGTTAGATGTGAATGTTGTGGGCCCCATATCGCTGACGCGGATGCTTGTACCTTACATGCTGAAGCGGGGAAGAGGACATCTTGTTGTGGTAAGTAGAATGATCAGAGGTGCTGTGCATTTTGGTGACTACAGTTTTCTTGATGCCATAACCTGATAGGAAATTTGTTCCGGccaaaaatctaaaaattgaTCAAATAGGCAAAATAAAACTTTGCAATCTCATAAATAGTTCACCAAGAGTTATACATCCTTTTTTTCTAGGCAAAATTCTCTTGGGGACATGCAAGTGAAACTCGACTACGTCCTTGATCTAAAATTAATATGCCTGACATCATAATTCTCAGGGAAAAACTGTGATTTATCATTTTCTTATGTGAATCAGGTGGTTGCTTTTTTGTATACCCTCATGGCAGGATAATGGATAATTTGTCCTCCTTTGTATTTCAATTTCGTTGTAATTATGTGCCCAAGAGTTAGTTCTCTGTACTTTATATACCCCTGGATGAGGGGAGGGTAGAAAAGATTCATTTGATTCATTTTATACCCAGATGAGCAGTGCAGCAGGAAAGACTCCTGCACCAGGTCAGGCAGTGTACTCAGCTTCCAAATTTGCAGTAAATGGGTATTTCCACACCTTGCGTTCCGAGGTATACATCATAAATCATCTGACAGTGCCTTTCTATGCATTAATACAAAATTTTTAGTTGCTTTCTTCTAGGCTGCAAGATCTATTTGGATAATGGCTGAATTTGATAATATGTCTAAACATTTCTAATGCCACAATTGTATGCTTTTAATTATAGGTGTGAAGTGATAGGGGCCCGTCCAAGAATGTGGAATGTTATGTGCTTGGAAAAAGATAAACATGAAATATACTTTCTCCCATGGCCTAACATTTGTTTTTGGGGTCTAGCAATCACTTTCCATGACCTAACTTAAAGAAGACTGATTTAAAAACATGCTGGGTCTACAGTCGCATTACTTAAGCTACATCATATTGCGCACAAAAGGTTGCATCCTTTTGCATCTATCCTCCCTTGTGTACTCAAACTAGTTAAAGATCTCTGGCGTCCTCATCTTATTGATCTTCATTGAGTCCAGCAAATACTCTGTTCTTAGAGAAATGAGGAAGGATTACTTCCTAGCTATGCCTTCTCTACATATAAACATTTCTTAAGCTTATGTGTATCCTATCTTTCTTGGATGGTGCAAGGTTTAAATTTTTGATTGATACCATCATTCTTCTTAATGCTTTATGGACTCGTTGAAGCTATGTACTTCTCCTCAtcacttttcttttcctttcttaaTCAATGAAATTATTTGAGTATGAAAATTTCATATGTGCATAACAAACAATGTCCTTTTAAGCTGGTAGCTGAATTTGGGCCAGTATGGTGTTTGATTCCCACACCCacattattatcattattattctAGGCTTCGTCAATACCTTCATCTATGTTCCAGAACCCTTGTTATTATCATCTTATTGCTTTTACTTATCTTAgcattaattttttttcttttccctttgcaGCTCTGTCGTAAAGGAATCAAGGTCACGGTAGTTTGCCCAGGGCCTGTAGAAACTCCCAATTCAAGAACTGGTTCAACTGAGGTGATTATCTTTCTCTTAATATAGATTAGATGTTTTTGTTGCCGAATGTCTACAGTAATCCCACTCAGGCTGAGCAATGCTAGTATTCCATCTTCTGGAACTTCTAGACAGAATGAGGGATCTATCTTTAGATTTTCCAAGGAGATGAACCATATACTGAGTGGAATTTCCCATACATCTGTTgtcataaaacaacaacaacgaaCCCAGTGTATTCCcataaatggggtctggggaggggtgtgtacgcagaccttacccctatagAGAGCTTGTTTCCCTACCTTATAAATGGGACATAAATGTGAAGTGCAACTCCTATCTAAAAGTTGGGCTTAGTTGTGATATTTGTTCTCTCAGTGCTTGTGACAATGTTTTGAAGCATAATGTGATGAAATGATGGTAAAATTTGTCCTTGCCCATTGGACCTTTCATTTTAGGTTTCTGATCCTGTCATTTTAAAGATggagtcaaaattcaaaaattattaAGGAACTCTTATGAGGATGTACTTTTCCTTTAGCTTTCGAAAAAATGGTTAATTTATGTTTAGTTGTTCAAATCCATTTTAGAGAAGCTATATTGTTGGCTTCCTCTCTGTTCATAATGGTTATTTGCTGTAAAGCGTAGCTTGGAGGATGATAGACAAATTCACTTACTTTGAGAATCATATGTTCTCAATCTCTCCCCCTCTGATTTAATATTGTCTACTTCTccaatcttttttttcttctctcctgtCTTGTTAGCACAGTAAAATCTCTCTCTTGGTACTAAAGCAGTCCTTCATAGGATAAGAACCCGAAGCCTATGCTGATGTTAGTATATGTGATAATCATAATTCTGCCAACACATGCTACTGGAACTAGGAGTATTATTTGAACGTAGCACATAATGCATTAAAGCTTTCATCACTCTCAGATGAAATCTCTGCAACAATATTTTGCTACAATGGCACTCTTTGACGGAAAGAACAATTCATCTGATTTGGACCAGATAAATCTCTTCCCTTGACTATGCACATGCTTTCAGTATCAAGTTTCCTTTTCCTCGCTTCTTTTGATACATTCATAGCATGTGAAGCATGTGGATAATTTTCACAAATTGTCCTGTTAACTCTTTATCTTAAAATTATAGCGGCGTGTATCATCAGAGAGGTGTGCAGAGCTGACAATTATCGCTGCTAGCCATGGTATCAAGGAAGCTTGGATATCTTATCAGGTTTGATCAAGACATTTGCTTTAGCAGTTGTCTTTTCAGAATTTCGTTAATCATCGAGGTTCTGGCACATTCATCATAATTTTAAATTGCTACAAGGGTGTATATGTGGGACTAGCAATTTAGCATAAAGATTATGTGACAAAATGCCGATGCTATAAAATTAGTCATGATGTGTAGTTACATTTCTCTTGTAAAGAGTATGTGGCAATAATATCGTTTACACATTTATTGTTTATTTGTCCTTTCGTGTTTTCATATTCCTGTGATTACTTTCAAGTAAACTTACTGCCAGCATCACCTCTTTGTTTAGTTGGTTGAAGGTTTGTCCTGTTACAGTGTCCAATGTCTTTTAGCAATATATAACATGAAATGTCTAATAACACTCTATCTGCTAAATTGATCGAGTATCTAGTTGTCCCATCCAATTCACAGAAGTGGGACTCCTACTCTCACTACTTCACATTACACTCTTAATCCGTTCTGtactatttttttctttaatactaatttctcttgcatatatGCAAATAGCAACTAGTAGCACTAACATTTTGGGTGCTGTTGCAGCCTGTGCTTGCTGTTATGTATTTGGTGCAGTATATGCCAACGGTTGGCTATTGGCTTATGGACAAGGTACTATATGGTTATTGCGCAGAACTTTGGTTATTTCCAATTTGGAACTGTCTCGAGACCAATGGATTATGCATTTAAGTTATAGACTGATAGTGTTAAGTAATATTTACACTATTATAACAGGttaataaaacaacaacaacaacccagtaaaattccactagtggggtctggggagggtagtgtgtacgcagaccttacccctacccctaaGGGATAGAGAGGCACAGGTTAATAAAAGTTGTAAGTTTATATACCGGATGATAAACAGGTGCAAGTTTAGGTGGCCCTTACGCCATTTCGCCTTTAAGTTACATACATTTGACAGCGAAAAGAATTTTTACACTATCAGTGTACTTTGACATGTTATAGCAGGTTACTTATCATTCTTTTGCAAATCAATGCTTATTATATGGAGTTACCTGTAATTTCTTTTTAAGTAATTGATTGTGTGAATTCTTTTTTTACACTGTCAGTGCATTAGCTCATCAGTCGTTATTAGAACTCTAATATTGTGTTTGTTATCCAGATTGGTGCAAAACGTGTGGAAGCTGCTGCACAGAAAGGCAACACATACTCCGTCAACTTGCTCTTCGACAAAAAGAAGGAAAGCTAAAAGTTATGTTGGCAATGAGAACCATGTTTTCAACCgttctttctcctttttctcaatacaacccccccccccccccaccaaaCCACATATGTTCCTCGTTGAAGGagttgatttgggacttagagaAATGCATCTAAAAGCTTTACTTCTCTTGGTCAGTCAACAGACTATATGCAAATGTTCGaaagaatgagattattttatgcTTAATTGTTCAAACGCCATATTCATTAAGTCCAATGTGTAATCATTTTGAGATGTGGCTCCTCTTTGCAATTGATCGTGGGAGTTAATAACAATCCTAGTCTTGTCATAGCATTTACACATGAAAGTAACTTGCAGAATTCCTATAAATGGTACTCCTCCGGTTCTTCTTAAATGATTTTGGTTCAAAATATTTGTCACTCAAAATTAAGATATAATTTTAATTACTCAATTAAGAAAGAGAGAAGAATAATTTAGTCAAATATTTTTTATGATTACCactattatttaatatttttaaatggGTGGATCCATTTAACTGAATTTTTTCATTAAAGTCAAAGcaaataatgatttttcttctccaaaatgaaGATCAAAACATTAAACTACGGATAAAAATGACCAGAGGGAATAAGTAAACAATCTCCCCATACCAAATCATTGAAAACCTTTAAAGGATTTATGAGAAAATGCTAAGACCAAGCTAATAGGCTATCCATTCGAGTGTTTGACCACCCAAAGGACTCACCTATTTGAGGAGCTTCCCTTTATGAGGAAATGCGTTTTCATTATAGTTCGCTGAAGAAACGTAAATAATATTAACTTATGATACAccaaattttgaaagtaattgaGAATAAACAATAATATAACCATAAGCTCTTGCGAAAATGCATACCCCATTTATTATGTTAAACCCTACGAATAGATTTTACTCTGGAAAAACCAAAAGCAGAACGGGGAAGAATTTGCACCTTTTTGAAGGCATCCGTATTAATTTATTTCAACAGACACACCATACACCAATATAAGCTATAATATACCATAAAGGATCTTCTTTTGAAAccaaaataggaaaaagaaaaaaaaagatcatGTAGCATTTGGAGCCTAGCtagttacaacaacaacaaacccagtattcccacaagtggggtctgggaaaggcaagatgtacgcagccttacccctacccgggAGAGCCTAGCTAGTTAAATTTACagaattttctttccaacttTTCTTTTACATATTGTATTAAGAGTACAATAAAAATCAATTGACTACACTAGTGTTTGCTGCCAAACTGTACTTGTGCTTAAGGTAGGACTTAATAAAAGGATCTAAGTCGCCATCCATGACAGAAGTGATGTCAGAAGTTTCATAACCAGTCCTTACATCTTTCACTAGCTTGTAAGGATGAAAGACATAGTTTCTTATTTGCTGGCCCCATTCAGCCTTCACTGCATCTCCTCTTATTTGCTTTATTTCAGATGCCCTTTGCTCCTCAGCAATCACCAACAGTTTAGCCTTCAATCGGCTTAACGCTTTGATCTTATTTGCTAGCTGTGACCTCTCCTCT
Proteins encoded:
- the LOC104238569 gene encoding uncharacterized protein → MMILFLIFLAIFIAFFIKFLTADADFTLLSKGKVKREEIEDKVIWVTGASRGIGEILAKQLASLGAKLIISARNEAELQRVKQQLTGKNAPRNVMILPLDLTSGEESLRVAVEKAESFFDAAGVDYMIHNAAYERPKSTALDVTEESLKATLDVNVVGPISLTRMLVPYMLKRGRGHLVVMSSAAGKTPAPGQAVYSASKFAVNGYFHTLRSELCRKGIKVTVVCPGPVETPNSRTGSTERRVSSERCAELTIIAASHGIKEAWISYQPVLAVMYLVQYMPTVGYWLMDKIGAKRVEAAAQKGNTYSVNLLFDKKKES